A stretch of DNA from Paramisgurnus dabryanus chromosome 19, PD_genome_1.1, whole genome shotgun sequence:
GCAGTGTTCCTGCTTTCCCAGCTGTTCCCACACATCACACACACCTTGAGGTAAGCCTCCGACCTTTACCACCTACAAATACAAGAAACCTCAGCAATGTGCTTTCATCACTAGATCATGGATTGGAACCGACGCTTGAAGACTTTAAACATACCTCGCTGTCCCTGAGATTGGTATCCCCACCGAAAAGCACAGTGAAGTCATCTGGTGCTTCTCTTATCTTTTGAAATACGACTCGCAGCTGTTTCATTCTCTCCTCCGATTGATTCTTACAGCTTTCCAAGTGTGAAGTCATCAAATATAGCTTCTGGCCTAAAAACGTCACCTTAATAGGAACCAAAAAGTAGGTGTGAGCAAGAATGTGGCATTTCTTGGGTGTGTCCCCTCAAATGGAAATGagttgatgaaatgcaaacactgatcgccataatggttgtttgttgaaattgaaactcagttgtgctGTTCAGTATTTTTGCCTCTCTCTGCAgtgtcatggttggatagtgcagattaagggacggtattatccccttctgacatcataaggggagccaaaCTTAAATGACctatttctgatgtccatctcagTTTGGACTGTATTTGTTATGGTTACGTCTTTCATCAGGCCGCTTTCTGATTGGGTATCGTTTGTTTCACGTGACAATATACAGTGTGCGTTGTCCGCAAGGTTTCCCCCACACAACAAGATTTGATTAttgatgcaccgataccacttttttggaatacgagtacgagtacttgcatttcagtacttgccgataccgagtacttaaaaaaaaaacatgatttaaatttacaggtaaaagctttagtcatataatttaacaaaaaaacaagggactagttttacagtttgttgtaaactctgcctctttggacaacacaagatgcattaaccccttacacgccgctcaaacatagacatttctcagaccgtggtatcgattccaggtatcaggggacttttaacgagtacgagtactttagaaaatgtggtatagaggccgatacccgataccagtatcggtgcatccctagattTGATAACACAATCTGGTAAGATAATCAACCACAAAGACAatcgggtgattctcacgaaatccagacttagaaggtgtccagcatcagattttcaaaaaaaaccttgaagccatttttttttttttgcacatataagattaaggtctgaacttactataaccattatttttagaggatttaaaaactatttcctatagaattattaattttttttagatgattataaaaaaattatcattaccgcaacatgatattacattaaatatatgcatttacaaactcatgtttcggtaacgAGAACTAAAAGGTTGTCTGACAAACAAAGTTTCACTTTTGTTTTCACAACTTTTATctgaagagaaaaaataagaactgcttacctagtagccatcttgagtgtcacagtcaattaaaatttttttttgaaaatgttagttccttgagggcttaaacaatgattgaaaattgttgcggaggatgagaaaattggtcttggacacatttatatttcttattattgtctctacattcaccaatgatcaccaaataccacatgtttctttactgtaaatgtttatagtatcatgcactgaagctttttatttttttagtataaatatttccatgtcaaacaacccaaatccagtcatggacacattgcggtaatgaaaatgttccccttaaatgtggaaaaaacaacaaaattggtttgtatgatgtcatttgaaatcatgtgcaaaataaaacatgaagagatgtttgtaactgtatgcttcttattttgatactcttactttgcattttatttttagcaaaatgtttcatgacacctcataagtctgatttcgtgagaatcacccaatcGGGACTTTACCTAGAATTGTCGTAAGGAGGAAAATCAGGCCAAATTCAGGCTTTAGTCGTACCACAAACTCACCTGTGCAACTAACAGATTCCTCATCATCTGTGTTGTAGGATAACAAATGATCTCACTTTGCAAAAGTTTTACTCTTGATTTCTTCAGCATTATCCCTGTGAAGTATCCATCATCGCTTCCtgtattgaaaaaaaatatcCTTCATCACTCACTATATAGCTTAACTTCAATAAGCACAGAGATCCGTCACTTACCCTCTATGAACAAGTAGCTGACAGCGCGCTTCTTAAGATACTGAATGTACGCTGGAATGAGTTCTTGAAGAAATACCACATCTGGTGTATAGCTACAAAACCATAGGACAAAAGTCATAGTCGAatgtaaataaaacttttaaattACTGCATGCATTAGGGAACGTATAGCAAACTTAACAACTCACAGAGCTAGATATGAGCACAAGCCTCTGGCACGCTCAGCAAGATTTAATGTGTCCAGTCCATCCACATTCCAGCTGATGACCGAGAGCTTGCCATCTCCATCATCAGACTGGGATTCTTTACTAACAGCTTGACTTTCCTTTGAGTTCATATTACTGGAACAGGACGGCTCCTCCACAGTCAAGTCAATGCTGTTAAAAATCAAATCGTGGTGTCAGCAATAGATAAAGCACATTCACATTCAATGCTCATAGTGTAACAGAGGACGTTACCAGTGCACTTTGTCAGACTTTGATTTCTTTGTTCCTTTACTACCAGCTTTCTCGGGTGAATCCACTTCCTTTCTCTTTTTCCCAGACTGATTTTTGGTTTCCTCTTCATCTTCAACATCAAAGACTGAATCCATATGAGCCTCGAAGAAAGAGTTCAACGCTCTCTAGCAGAAATACACATTaatatatttagtttaaatatgaACAACAAAGGATTTGAAACTTTATACTCAGAATACATAAGTAACCTCCATGTCCCAGTCATTTTCTGCTAGATAACACTGGGCAACAGCACTTTCTGATCCAGAAACATGTGCAAACTGATCGCAAAGATTCCTCCTCGTTTCCTCCAGAGCAGACATTTGCTTATCGGTGTGATTACCTGATGTGACATTACTGGACATGGTcacagattaaaaaaaataacggCGCGCCATGCAAAAGTAAATAGGTGCAATGAAAAAAATGTTCCGGGCGGAACACATGGCGAGAAAAAAGATTACCAGTATTACCACGTGCTTCTGTTATGGTGATTAATAGTCAGTATATGCCTAATATAATTAAGTTGCCTTATAAATAGTTAAATATTTTACGATCAATGTTGTATATAGCAGTACCGGTTCAACTGCAGAACGAATCTTATTTTACTTGTAGCCTTACGGAAATGTTTGATGGGACGGCACTTCGGTGaatttcataataaaagtcATCACATGGCAAAATAATGTTAATCTTTAAGAATTTATTTTTGATATACTTTGCCTATTCAAGGAAATGTAGTGTGCTTCGAAACAATTACCTTTGTGTGTTTTATTACACTTGTGGTGAGAgatttttattatcaaaatatttggCGGACTTTACCTTAGAAATCATGCTCTTAATTTGTTTACCATTTGGACAACCTctcttttcgaagcttcgaatcattTGAATCAATTGCTTCGAAAAAGGATTCACTGTTTCGAAGCGCTCGAAACAcctaaacattttacactttttacaaaacAATTGCAGaggtttttctaaaaaaaatgttttaacttaaaataaaacattaacttaagtaaataagtaaaagtgtattctgtgtttttagtttaatttaggACAAACAGACCATTACACTCAATGTCCTGTTTTAACTATTCACATTTTGtaattaaatctgtctataaacaaaaagtaggaAAAATTTCAGAAAATGTCTATAGAAAAAGTAGGAAAGTTCTcagtcagaaggataaatgttttaccGAGTTgtatacttaagtatttttactttctacataaaagaaaaaaattaaattattcgTATTTAATTAgggtttttctttggaaaacatacattccaaaacatattattataatttttactccactacatttcataatttcaagtttttggtttatatttaatatttaagtacattaaacatctagtaattttttctacttttacctaagtaaaaattattttcgtacttttactcaaaaaagtaaaagtacacaatttttatgtaattaggcattaaatcaattttaatatgcaatatataaaGAATACACAGTACGATTGCTTTAgaagtgaacattttttagtaaagaaaagtaaaaaaaaattcccaagacaaacactctgataaagcacagacgctttgaaaatgtaactaaaatacttaagtattatttacCTCGGATGTTTTATGAACTTCCATTaaaaaactgacccgagttcaccaaACCATATAACCACACTGGTCAtgtgtgatcaactccccctagtggtaaATCGTCTgattttcgaaacagttatgacgtattGAAGCcttgtttgctaaaatcacgtgacttgggccagtttgaatcacgctccgaaccactgattcgacaCAAgcgattcgtaaatgtttcgaagcttCATGAAGCGGTGTTTCTCTTTGACCACCTTTCAAAACGTTCCCGGTGTAACTTTTCCTTCATTGTGTTTTGGTATCTGCAATATCAGAAATGGTTTCCATGTCTCTTAATTCACTAAAACAAATAATGCGTGCGATGATGGATAGTTCTGGTTTTGACCGGGTTTTAAGCAAGGTAAGTGTAGAGCAAAGTCAGCGCAACCTTGTTTCAAGTCTACCAGCCAAACCGGTTCAAGCTGAGATCAGCGTAATGtatgttatatatgttattAGGTTGAAATCGTGTCTGCAGCACCTGGTAAAGTTGTGTGTGAGATGAAGGTTGAGGAGGAGCACACAAACAGAGGAGGCACGCTTCACGGAGGAATGACAGCCACACTGGTGGACGTCATCTCCACTTCTGCTATTATGTACAGTGAGAGGGGAGCACCGGGAGTCAGTGTCGACATGAATATAACGTGAGTTTTATAACaggaattttttttatctaattaTTATCTGTATCTTATTCTTAAAGTTTCAGTGTTTAACTTACTTTTAGAAGAATTTAATGAcagaaatacaatataatatacataactatattatcagtggtgtataaaacccttatataatgaactgttatgtatTTATTACGATTTTTAACTACATACACTGTGGGTCTAcctacatggaagtcaccattttgtgccgccatgtttc
This window harbors:
- the acot13 gene encoding acyl-coenzyme A thioesterase 13, which gives rise to MVSMSLNSLKQIMRAMMDSSGFDRVLSKVEIVSAAPGKVVCEMKVEEEHTNRGGTLHGGMTATLVDVISTSAIMYSERGAPGVSVDMNITYMNAAKIGEDVLITAQVLKQGKTLAFATVDLTNKANGKMIAQGRHTKHLGG
- the tdp2b gene encoding tyrosyl-DNA phosphodiesterase 2, with the protein product MSSNVTSGNHTDKQMSALEETRRNLCDQFAHVSGSESAVAQCYLAENDWDMERALNSFFEAHMDSVFDVEDEEETKNQSGKKRKEVDSPEKAGSKGTKKSKSDKVHCIDLTVEEPSCSSNMNSKESQAVSKESQSDDGDGKLSVISWNVDGLDTLNLAERARGLCSYLALYTPDVVFLQELIPAYIQYLKKRAVSYLFIEGSDDGYFTGIMLKKSRVKLLQSEIICYPTTQMMRNLLVAQVTFLGQKLYLMTSHLESCKNQSEERMKQLRVVFQKIREAPDDFTVLFGGDTNLRDSEVVKVGGLPQGVCDVWEQLGKQEHCRYTWDTKANSNKSVPYVSRCRFDRIYLRSAKIGPKFTPDHMVLVGMEKLDCSRYPSDHWGIYCTFTT